One window from the genome of Lysobacter helvus encodes:
- a CDS encoding carbohydrate binding family 9 domain-containing protein — translation MPPNSLKGARLLALFIAVVPAFSSTALAQAASAPAGTPPVGEKVVRAIPRVATDIVVDGVLDDAAWAQAATIDLPFEVTPNDNTPAPVKTTVRVAYTTDALVIAFHAEDPDPSKVRAFLRDRDSLYSDDFVGVMLDTFDDQRRAYEFFVNPLGVQADLIKEEATGNEDDSWDGLWTSAARITDQGYDAEIRIPFATLRFRDTDDVRRWGATFLRIRPRDFRYQYFSNRVERGSRCLTCTFDKVEGFEGVKQGRNLEITPTLTIIDAEERDRPNGEWHGDGTSFEPGVDVAWAPSPNLTLNGTINPDFSQVETDQAQLDLNTSFALFFPEKRPFFLEGADYFTTPLQVLYTRQIADPDYGVRVTGRNGSQAYGVIAAQDATTQLLVPGVLGSSFRFLDQEATDFVGRYRYDLDAHTSIGAVATYRGGDDYHNAVGGVDARYQKDEHTLRGQWLRSESEYPDGHALPDTAPKGDALYLNYSYGNRTWRGNATHVAIDPGFRSDLGFITQVGYDKSTIGGGHTWFLPKGSTVSRIEFNGDWDITHRYDGQLLEREVEGYLSARASRQGYYELGGGSRVRFWNDQLFDEDFWSFYFEVTPWPSLKVGGTYEGGDRLDLVASREGRVFEIEPFVEVDIGRGINLNLNYTQQRLRRDGGTAFDARVVDGRVSWQFDPRQRLRLSVQGSQVDRNQGLYTVRVPQRGRDVAGQLLYSYKLNPRSALYAGYSEGGYSDDEIRDIFDNSRSLFFKVSYAWQPGA, via the coding sequence ATGCCTCCGAATTCCCTGAAGGGCGCGCGCCTGCTCGCCCTGTTCATCGCGGTCGTGCCCGCGTTTTCGTCCACCGCCCTCGCCCAGGCCGCGTCCGCGCCGGCGGGCACGCCGCCCGTGGGCGAGAAAGTCGTGCGCGCGATCCCGCGCGTTGCCACGGACATCGTCGTGGACGGCGTGCTGGACGACGCCGCCTGGGCGCAGGCCGCGACCATCGACCTGCCGTTCGAGGTGACGCCCAACGACAACACGCCCGCGCCGGTGAAAACGACGGTGCGCGTCGCGTACACCACCGACGCGCTGGTCATCGCCTTCCACGCCGAGGATCCGGATCCGTCGAAAGTGCGCGCGTTCCTGCGCGATCGCGATTCGCTGTACAGCGACGACTTCGTCGGCGTGATGCTGGATACGTTCGACGACCAGCGCCGCGCGTACGAATTCTTCGTCAACCCGCTGGGCGTGCAGGCCGACCTGATCAAGGAAGAAGCCACCGGCAACGAAGACGACAGCTGGGACGGCCTGTGGACCAGCGCCGCGCGCATCACGGACCAGGGCTACGACGCCGAGATCCGCATCCCCTTCGCCACGCTGCGCTTCCGCGACACCGACGACGTGCGCCGCTGGGGCGCGACGTTCCTGCGCATCCGCCCGCGCGACTTCCGCTACCAGTACTTCAGCAATCGCGTCGAACGCGGTTCGCGCTGCCTGACCTGCACCTTCGACAAGGTGGAAGGCTTCGAAGGCGTGAAGCAGGGCAGGAACCTCGAAATCACGCCGACGCTGACGATCATCGACGCCGAAGAACGCGATCGCCCGAACGGCGAATGGCATGGCGACGGCACCAGCTTCGAACCCGGCGTCGACGTGGCGTGGGCGCCGAGCCCCAACCTCACGCTCAACGGCACGATCAATCCCGACTTCTCGCAGGTTGAAACCGACCAGGCGCAGCTCGACCTCAACACGAGTTTCGCGTTGTTCTTCCCGGAGAAGCGCCCGTTCTTCCTCGAAGGCGCGGATTACTTCACCACGCCGCTGCAGGTGCTCTACACGCGCCAGATCGCCGATCCAGACTACGGCGTGCGCGTCACCGGGCGCAACGGATCGCAGGCCTACGGCGTGATCGCCGCGCAGGACGCGACGACGCAGTTGCTGGTGCCGGGCGTGCTCGGTTCGTCGTTCCGGTTCCTCGACCAGGAAGCCACCGACTTCGTCGGCCGCTATCGCTACGACCTCGACGCGCACACCAGCATCGGCGCCGTGGCCACGTACCGCGGCGGCGACGATTACCACAATGCCGTCGGCGGCGTGGATGCGCGTTACCAGAAGGACGAACACACGCTGCGCGGCCAGTGGCTGCGCAGCGAATCCGAATATCCCGACGGCCACGCGCTACCCGACACCGCACCGAAGGGCGACGCGCTGTACCTCAACTACAGCTACGGCAACCGCACGTGGCGCGGCAACGCGACTCACGTGGCGATCGATCCGGGCTTCCGGTCGGACCTGGGCTTCATCACGCAGGTCGGATACGACAAGTCGACGATCGGCGGCGGCCACACGTGGTTCCTGCCGAAGGGCAGCACCGTCAGCCGCATCGAGTTCAACGGCGACTGGGACATCACGCATCGCTACGACGGCCAGCTGCTGGAACGCGAAGTCGAGGGCTACCTGTCCGCGCGCGCGTCGCGCCAGGGCTACTACGAACTCGGTGGCGGTTCGCGCGTGCGCTTCTGGAACGACCAGCTGTTCGACGAGGATTTCTGGTCGTTCTATTTCGAAGTGACGCCGTGGCCGTCGCTGAAGGTGGGCGGCACGTACGAAGGCGGCGATCGCCTCGACCTGGTCGCTTCGCGCGAAGGGCGCGTGTTCGAGATCGAACCGTTCGTGGAAGTCGACATCGGCCGCGGCATCAACCTCAACCTCAACTACACGCAGCAGCGCCTGCGTCGCGACGGCGGCACCGCGTTCGATGCGCGCGTCGTCGACGGCCGCGTGAGCTGGCAGTTCGATCCGCGCCAGCGCCTGCGCCTGTCGGTGCAGGGCAGCCAGGTCGATCGCAACCAAGGCCTGTACACCGTGCGCGTGCCGCAGCGCGGGCGCGACGTCGCGGGCCAGTTGCTGTATTCGTACAAGCTCAACCCGCGCAGCGCGTTGTACGCGGGCTATTCCGAAGGCGGTTACTCGGACGACGAGATCCGCGACATCTTCGACAATTCCCGCAGTCTCTTCTTCAAGGTGAGCTACGCATGGCAACCCGGCGCGTGA
- a CDS encoding diffusible signal factor-reguated Ax21 faimly protein: MKRSLLALMLLAAVPFAASAADGISYNYVEGGYMKTDTGGDADGWAVNGSWAFHPSFHVFGGYTDQNVDNIYGADFDQWHLGVGYNHTLSQKVDLVSQVAYQSVDFGGMSQKHDGYTAEVGVRAALTPMLEGYAGAGYGDLEHSNGEFYAKLGTQVKFNQNWGIAGDVKFVSGDTQWFVGPRLSW, translated from the coding sequence ATGAAGCGTTCCCTGCTTGCCCTGATGCTGCTTGCTGCCGTGCCGTTCGCTGCGTCCGCCGCCGACGGCATTTCCTACAACTACGTGGAAGGCGGTTACATGAAGACCGACACCGGCGGCGACGCCGATGGTTGGGCGGTCAATGGTTCGTGGGCCTTCCACCCCAGCTTCCATGTCTTCGGCGGTTACACCGACCAGAACGTGGACAACATCTACGGCGCCGATTTCGACCAGTGGCACCTGGGCGTCGGCTACAACCACACGCTGTCGCAGAAGGTGGACCTCGTTTCGCAGGTCGCCTACCAATCGGTCGACTTCGGCGGCATGTCGCAGAAGCACGATGGCTACACCGCCGAAGTCGGCGTGCGCGCCGCACTGACGCCGATGCTCGAAGGCTATGCGGGCGCGGGCTACGGCGACCTGGAACACAGCAACGGCGAGTTCTACGCCAAGCTCGGCACGCAGGTGAAGTTCAACCAGAACTGGGGCATCGCCGGCGACGTCAAGTTCGTCAGCGGCGACACGCAGTGGTTCGTCGGCCCGCGCCTGAGCTGGTAA
- a CDS encoding outer membrane beta-barrel protein: MKKTLLAAAVLAAASFGASAAENTANTNGISYTYVEGDYVARNMDVDMNTDIDFKGWGVKGSYEIADQFHVFGAYNKTSNNDFIDIDLDETQLGFGWHKSVADNADAIVELSWLRQGVDVSLLGVSADDHADGYRASAGFRGAFNEHVNGTFKVNYTDGSDFKSEFTPSFGVEVKFTPMFSAVADAEVGNGNKMYSIGLRANF; the protein is encoded by the coding sequence ATGAAGAAGACGCTTCTCGCGGCCGCCGTTTTGGCCGCCGCCTCCTTCGGCGCCTCTGCCGCCGAGAACACCGCCAACACCAACGGCATCAGCTACACCTACGTCGAAGGCGACTACGTTGCCCGCAACATGGACGTGGACATGAACACCGACATCGATTTCAAGGGCTGGGGCGTCAAGGGCTCGTACGAAATCGCCGACCAGTTCCACGTGTTCGGTGCGTACAACAAGACCAGCAACAACGACTTCATCGACATCGACCTCGACGAAACGCAGCTCGGCTTCGGCTGGCACAAGTCGGTCGCCGACAATGCCGACGCGATCGTCGAGCTGAGCTGGCTGCGCCAGGGCGTCGACGTGTCGCTGCTCGGCGTGAGCGCCGACGACCACGCTGACGGCTACCGCGCTTCGGCCGGTTTCCGCGGCGCGTTCAACGAACACGTCAACGGCACCTTCAAGGTGAACTACACCGACGGTTCGGACTTCAAGAGCGAGTTCACCCCGAGCTTCGGCGTGGAAGTGAAGTTCACCCCGATGTTCAGCGCGGTCGCCGATGCCGAAGTCGGCAACGGCAACAAGATGTACTCGATCGGCCTGCGCGCGAACTTCTGA
- a CDS encoding NAD(P)H-dependent glycerol-3-phosphate dehydrogenase, whose amino-acid sequence MATADPAQLPAIAVLGAGSWGTALAALIARHGHRTVLWGRDAQAVAAIDATHENARYLPGIALPASLRATHDLGDALRHCDLVLVVVPSHAFAETLRSLAPHRPAHAGVAWATKGFEPGSGRFLHEVANEVLGDGVPLAVVTGPSFAKEVAQGLPTALTVHGADPDFAQQVADALHGPAFRAYTGDDMLGAELGGAMKNVLAVATGVADGMQLGLNARAGMITRGLNEMLRLNAAIGGKAETLMGLAGLGDLVLTCTGDLSRNRRLGLALGRGQSIEDAVREIGQVVESIQTADEVIRQADRHGIELPISSAVRAVLHGEITPAEGLQRLLSRDQKPEYPDGLFG is encoded by the coding sequence ATGGCGACCGCAGACCCGGCGCAACTGCCCGCCATCGCGGTCCTCGGCGCGGGCTCCTGGGGCACCGCGCTGGCCGCGCTGATCGCGCGGCACGGGCATCGCACGGTGTTGTGGGGCCGCGACGCGCAAGCGGTCGCGGCCATCGACGCCACGCACGAAAACGCACGCTACCTGCCCGGCATCGCATTGCCGGCGTCGTTGCGCGCCACGCACGACCTCGGCGATGCCTTGCGGCATTGCGACCTCGTGCTGGTCGTCGTGCCTTCGCACGCCTTCGCTGAAACGCTGCGTTCGCTCGCGCCGCACCGGCCCGCGCACGCGGGCGTGGCGTGGGCGACGAAGGGTTTCGAACCGGGCTCCGGGCGTTTCCTGCACGAAGTCGCGAACGAAGTCCTCGGCGACGGCGTGCCGCTCGCCGTCGTCACCGGGCCGTCGTTCGCGAAGGAAGTCGCGCAGGGATTGCCCACCGCGCTCACCGTGCACGGCGCCGATCCCGACTTCGCGCAACAAGTGGCCGACGCATTGCACGGCCCCGCATTCCGCGCCTACACGGGCGACGACATGCTGGGCGCCGAACTCGGCGGTGCGATGAAGAACGTGCTCGCGGTGGCCACCGGTGTCGCCGATGGCATGCAACTCGGCCTCAATGCGCGCGCGGGCATGATCACGCGCGGGCTCAACGAAATGCTGCGCCTGAACGCCGCGATCGGCGGCAAGGCGGAAACGCTGATGGGCCTCGCGGGCCTGGGCGACCTGGTGCTCACGTGCACCGGCGACCTGTCGCGCAATCGCCGGCTGGGCCTCGCGCTCGGGCGCGGGCAGAGCATCGAGGACGCCGTGCGCGAGATCGGGCAGGTCGTCGAATCGATCCAGACCGCGGACGAAGTGATCCGCCAGGCGGACCGGCACGGCATCGAACTGCCGATCTCCAGCGCGGTGCGTGCGGTGTTGCACGGCGAAATCACGCCGGCGGAGGGACTGCAGCGCCTGTTGTCGCGCGACCAGAAACCCGAATATCCCGACGGCCTGTTCGGCTGA